A region of Paralichthys olivaceus isolate ysfri-2021 chromosome 24, ASM2471397v2, whole genome shotgun sequence DNA encodes the following proteins:
- the rgn gene encoding regucalcin, protein MSSVQVECVVKSSALIGEGPVWEESEQMLLFVDIAGKKIHRWSPRTNQIQSVETGDTVSFAVPRRSGGYVAGVGRSIVAVDWSTEAMTSLVEVDEDKPNNRLNDGKVDVIGRLLAGTMGTEQRPAEVQRRQGALFSVTSDLRVTSQLSQVDISNGMDWSLDHKTFFYIDSLSLTVDAFDYDLNTGRLGNRRMVYSMQEGEGLPDGMTVDAEGRLWVACYNGGRVINIDPATGVRLKTVSLPVMKITSCCFGGPDYSDLYVTSASLGLDQSESRQQPLAGHTFRVRGLGVKGRPSNAFSG, encoded by the exons ATGTCTTCAGTACAGGTGGAGTGTGTAGTGAAATCCAGCGCCCTGATTGGTGAAGGACCAGTGTGGGAGGAGTCAGAGcagatgctgctgtttgttgacATTGCTGGAAAGAAGATTCACCGCTGGAGTCCAAGAACCAATCAGATCCAGTCTGTGGAGACCG gtGACACAGTGAGCTTTGCCGTCCCTCGGAGGTCCGGTGGTTATGTAGCAGGTGTGGGTCGCAGCATCGTGGCTGTTGATTGGTCGACTGAAGCGATGACATCACTGGTGGAGGTGGATGaggacaaaccaaacaatagACTGAACGACGGGAAGGTGGACGTGATTGGTCGACTGTTGGCAG GTACAATGGGGACAGAGCAGCGACCTGCGGAGGTTCAGAGACGACAGGGGGCGCTGTTCTCCGTGACGTCAGACCTCAGAGTGACATCACAACTGAGCCAG GTGGACATATCTAATGGAATGGACTGGTCTTTGGATCACAAGACATTTTTCTATATTGACTCTTTGTCTCTGACGGTCGATGCCTTCGATTACGACTTGAACACTGGTCGCCTAG GTAACCGTCGTATGGTATACTCtatgcaggagggggaggggctcCCTGACGGGATGACGGTTGATGCAGAAGGTCGTCTCTGGGTCGCCTGTTACAACGGAGGAAGAGTCATCAACATCGATCCTGCTACTG GTGTGCGGCTGAAGACCGTCTCTCTCCCAGTGATGAagatcacttcctgttgttttggAGGTCCAGATTACTCTGACCTCTATGTGACCTCAGCTAGTCTTGGCCtcgaccaatcagagagcagacagcaGCCACTGGCCGGACACACCTTCAGG GTGAGAGGACTTGGGGTCAAAGGTCGACCTTCAAACGCATTCTCAGGATGA
- the vps16 gene encoding vacuolar protein sorting-associated protein 16 homolog, with protein MAFITANWNPLGEAFYRKSELYDMSWNIRDGLRDSLVAAAPYGGPIALLREPHRRSPNSRPQLEIYSASGVAVASFPWKSGPVVQLGWTVTDELLCVQEDGSVLIYDLFGSFKRHFSMGQEVVQTQVLEAKVFHSPYGTGVAIVTGSSRFTLATNIDDLKLRRLPEVPGLQGKPSCWVVLTQDRQTKVLLSIGPELFILDNTSCTAVCPPGVGPQGGSIVHMSVSFSYKYLALFTDTGHLWTGPSHLQDKLSEIDTKKTTTPKQMVWCRRPKSQQPSVVLMWDRLLLVAGVCGDTIQFPVEDLCVLVGELDGVRIISSSNQELLQEVPLVCQEIFKIASMAPGALLLEAHREYQKSSQKADEYLREIKEQSMLGEAVRQCVEAAGHEYDSNTQRSLLRAASFGKCFLTDFSPDHFVSTCRELRVLNSVRENAVGLPLTHTQFKQMTLQVLIDRLVYRQFYPLAIEICRYLKIPDYQGVSRVLKHWASCKVQQKDLSDEAIARVVCVKVGDSPGVSYSHIAAKAYECGRTELAIKLLDFEARSGEQVPLLLKMKRSQLALSKAVESGDTDLVYTVVSYLKNEMNRGDFFMTLRNQPVALSLYRQFCKLQEQETLKDLYNQDDDHQELANYYVTSSYREKRLESRLSLLQSAVDEYNKAKNDFSTKATEDEMRLLRFQRKLDDEKGAGLLGLSLQATMEALLSLGLHKQTEQLYRDFRVPDKRYWWLKLKALAEKEEWEELEKFSKSKKSPIGYLAFVDVCMKCNNKYEAKKYVSKVTPEQKVKAHLVVSDLEGAADAAIERRNDAEIGAVLSRCSASDRLLIDRLNRAAAAKK; from the exons CCCTCCTCAGAGAACCTCACAGACGTTCTCCGAATTCTCGTCCTCAACTGGAAATTTATTCTGCATCTGGAGTCGCTGTTGCCAGTTTTCCT tggaAAAGTGGACCTGTGGTCCAGTTGGGTTGGACAGTCACTGACGAGTTGTTGTGTGTTCAAGAAGACGGATCAGTTCTGATCTATGATCTGTTCGGATCCTTCAAGAGACACTTCAGTATGGGTCAG GAAGTGGTCCAGACTCAGGTATTGGAGGCCAAAGTGTTTCACTCTCCTTATGGAACAGGTGTTGCCATAGTAACCGGCTCTTCTCGCTTCACCTTGGCAACCAACATTGACGACCTGAAGCTTCGCCGATTACCTGAAGTTCCAG gTCTTCAGGGGAAGCCATCTTGTTGGGTTGTCCTGACTCAGGACAGACAGACCAAAGTTCTTCTGTCCATAGGACCTGAACTCTTCATCCTGGACAACACGTCTTGTACTGCTGTG TGTCCTCCAGGTGTCGGTCCACAGGGGGGTAGCATCGTCCACATGTCTGTGTCTTTCAGCTATAAATATCTGGCTCTCTTTACTGACACGGGACACTTGTGGACAGGTCCCTCCCACCTCCAG GACAAACTGAGTGAAATTGACACCAAGAAAACAACGACCCCTAAACAGATGGTGTG GTGTCGCAGACCAAAGAGTCAGCAGCCCTCTGTGGTGCTGATGTGGGACAGACTCCTCCTGGTGGCTGGAGTCTGCGGTGACACCATACA ATTCCCTGTGGAGGATTTGTGTGTTCTGGTTGGAGAACTTGATGGAGTTCGGATCATCAGCTCCTCCAATCAGGAGCTTCTTCAGGAGGTTCCTCTGGTCTGTCAGGAAATCTTCAAGATCGCCTCCATGGCTCCTGgagctctgctgctggaggcgcACCGCGAGTACCAG aagTCCAGTCAGAAGGCGGATGAGTACCTGAGGGAGATCAAAGAgcaaagcatgctgggagaAGCAGTCAGACAGTGTGTGGAGGCTGCAGGTCATGAGTATGACTCCAACACCCAGAGGTCTTTGCTGCGG gcgGCATCCTTCGGGAAGTGTTTCCTGACAGACTTCAGTCCAGATCATTTCGTGTCGACCTGCAGAGAACTGCGAGTCCTGAACTCTGTCAGAGAGAACGCCGTGGGTCTGCCGCTCACGCACACCCA GTTTAAACAGATGACTCTGCAGGTGCTGATAGACAG gCTGGTGTATCGACAGTTTTATCCGTTAGCGATAGAGATCTGTCGTTACCTGAAGATTCCTGATTATCAGGGTGTCAGTCGGGTCCTGAAACACTGGGCGTCTTGTAAG GTGCAGCAGAAGGACCTATCAGATGAGGCAATTGCCCGAGTGGTGTGTGTGAAGGTGGGAGACTCACCTGGTGTTTCTTACTCTCACATTGCAGCGAAAGCCTATGAGTGTGGACGCACTGAGCTCGCCATCAAG CTGTTGGACTTtgaggctcgttctggagaacagGTCCCTCTGCTgttgaagatgaagaggagtcAGTTGGCTCTGAGCAAAGCTGTGGAGAGTGGGGACACGGACCTGG TTTACACGGTCGTCAGTTACCTGAAGAATGAGATGAACAGAGGAGATTTCTTCATGACTCTGAGGAACCAACCTGTCGCTCTCAGCCTCTACAGACAG TTCTGTAAACTTCAGGAACAGGAAACTCTGAAGGATCTTTATAATCAGGACGACGATCATCAGGAACTCGCCAACTACTACGTGACGTCCAGTTATAGAGAGAAG aggTTAGAGAGCCGTCTGTCTCTCCTGCAGAGCGCTGTGGACGAAtacaacaaagcaaaaaatgatttttcaacaaag GCCACTGAGGACGAAATGCGTCTCCTTCGTTTTCAACGAAAACTGGATGACGAGAAGGGGGCGGGACTTCTAGGGCTTTCTCTccag GCGACCATGGAGGCTCTGCTGTCGTTAGgtcttcacaaacaaacagaacaactcTACCGAGACTTCAGAGTCCCAGACAAGAG GTATTGGTGGTTGAAACTGAAGGCTCTAGCGGAGAAGGAAGAGTGGGAGGAGTTAGAGAAGTTCTCAAAGAGCAAGAAGTCTCCTATAGGCTACCTG gCTTTTGTGGACGTTTGCATGAAGTGTAACAACAAGTACGAAGCTAAGAAGTATGTTTCCAAGGTAACTCCTGAGCAGAAGGTCAAAGCTCACCTGGTTGTCAG TGACCTGGAGGGGGCAGCAGACGCTGCCATCGAGCGCAGGAACGACGCAGAGATTGGGGCTGTCCTATCCAGATGCTCCGCCTCTGACCGGCTACTGATTGACAGGCTGAACCGAGCTGCCGCTGCCAAGAAGTGA